One Oryzomonas sagensis DNA segment encodes these proteins:
- a CDS encoding PAS domain-containing protein: MGRSMQEVLIFNAFMQHTSDSIVIKEYFANERGEFTGGKIICASATKARHYGLNMDTIRGYTDFDLLPREQAEKALQDDLWVMKHRKPIEDQRETITHKNGEIVKVSVTKFPWILPSGEIVGVMCIARNVTIRERAKQQARDLMEFMKREVLNPLLPLYHARSKTFTSGNVLKPVIMRLIRKLAETKDLHV; this comes from the coding sequence ATGGGAAGATCGATGCAGGAAGTATTGATATTCAATGCTTTCATGCAGCATACGAGTGATTCCATCGTAATCAAAGAATATTTTGCCAATGAACGGGGCGAGTTCACGGGTGGGAAAATAATCTGCGCCAGCGCAACCAAGGCCCGCCACTATGGTCTCAACATGGACACCATCCGAGGCTACACCGATTTTGACCTTTTACCCCGAGAACAGGCTGAAAAGGCTCTTCAGGATGACCTTTGGGTGATGAAACATCGCAAGCCGATTGAAGACCAACGCGAAACCATAACCCACAAAAATGGCGAAATAGTAAAGGTTTCCGTCACCAAATTCCCCTGGATTCTGCCGAGTGGCGAAATCGTGGGGGTCATGTGCATCGCCCGGAACGTAACTATCCGAGAGAGGGCCAAGCAACAGGCCCGTGACTTGATGGAGTTTATGAAACGGGAAGTTTTGAACCCCTTGCTCCCCCTGTACCATGCCCGCAGCAAAACATTCACGTCAGGAAATGTGCTGAAACCCGTTATCATGCGCTTGATACGAAAGCTTGCGGAAACAAAGGATCTGCACGTTTGA
- a CDS encoding acid phosphatase, with the protein MGNMAPMLLCLALMAGCATVEKYDTAPTAQGRTQGYLPSKQLPDMIALLPPPPATGSTAFALDQETSHASFPLRDSARWALAIQDADLSFPAAAESFSCALNARITEQDTPRLFRLLRRTLADAGNAVSRPKDTYKRPRPFMVNGERICTPDYEQRLRTSGSYPSGHTTAGWTWALILSEIAPEQADAILVRGRAYGQSRIVCNVHWQSDVNEGRTVAAAVVARLHADPAFRADVEAARTELAAARAKGLLPVRDCRTEAEALALPPAAAPQPSGN; encoded by the coding sequence ATGGGAAACATGGCACCAATGCTGCTGTGCCTGGCGCTCATGGCCGGTTGTGCGACAGTGGAAAAGTACGACACGGCCCCAACCGCCCAAGGGAGGACTCAGGGCTACCTGCCGTCCAAGCAGTTGCCCGACATGATAGCGCTGCTCCCCCCGCCACCTGCCACCGGTTCGACCGCGTTTGCGCTCGATCAGGAAACCAGCCACGCCAGCTTCCCCCTGCGGGATTCGGCCCGATGGGCGCTGGCCATCCAGGATGCCGACCTTTCCTTTCCGGCTGCGGCCGAAAGTTTTTCCTGTGCCCTGAACGCCCGCATCACCGAGCAGGATACCCCTCGCCTCTTCCGCCTGCTGCGCCGTACCCTGGCCGACGCGGGTAACGCCGTCTCCCGGCCGAAGGATACCTATAAGCGCCCCCGCCCCTTCATGGTGAACGGGGAGCGGATCTGTACCCCGGACTATGAACAGCGGTTGCGCACAAGCGGCTCCTACCCCTCGGGGCACACCACGGCCGGGTGGACCTGGGCGCTCATCCTGAGCGAGATCGCGCCGGAACAGGCCGATGCGATCCTGGTTCGGGGCAGGGCCTATGGCCAGAGCCGGATCGTGTGCAACGTGCACTGGCAGAGCGACGTGAACGAAGGACGTACCGTTGCCGCAGCGGTGGTGGCCCGGCTGCACGCCGATCCCGCCTTCCGGGCGGATGTCGAGGCAGCGCGGACCGAACTTGCCGCGGCGCGGGCCAAGGGGCTGTTACCTGTCCGCGATTGCCGGACCGAGGCCGAGGCGCTGGCCCTGCCCCCGGCTGCTGCGCCTCAGCCCAGCGGCAACTAG